The window GTGCGCTGGGGCGAGCCCGATGCGGAGGGGGAGGCGGGGCCCTCCGAGGAGATTGTGTGGCGCGTGGCCGGCCAAGATCGCGGCGAAACGGTTTGGGAGCGCATCCGTCGGGTGCGGGTCGGACCCGGTGCGGACTCCGCGCCAGTGACGACGCGGCTGGTGCGAGGGTTGGTGGCGGTGCGGATCGAGGCGACTGATGGCACCAACTGGTGGGCCGACTGGCCGCCAGCCCTGGACGAGGCGCGCCGCGAGGCTCCGATGCTGCCGGCGGGCATGCGGGTGACGCTCGTTCCCGCCCGCGGCCAGCCGCAGGAGGCGCTCGCCGCTATCCGGGCAGCAATTGAAGTTCTGCCGCGGATCGAACGCCGCGCGGAGGTAAAGCGCGACCGGTGAGCTCGTGCAGAAGGGCT of the Kiritimatiellia bacterium genome contains:
- a CDS encoding prepilin-type N-terminal cleavage/methylation domain-containing protein, producing the protein MNGGSGRHQGGVTLIEAVVAVALTAVVVLLSAAVMLSVRRALAARPSSRAWLAADAALRAWGGDVESAFAPEGETSLRLEAKAADTGQPRLQLVRWGEPDAEGEAGPSEEIVWRVAGQDRGETVWERIRRVRVGPGADSAPVTTRLVRGLVAVRIEATDGTNWWADWPPALDEARREAPMLPAGMRVTLVPARGQPQEALAAIRAAIEVLPRIERRAEVKRDR